The Coraliomargarita sinensis genomic sequence TTGCTTTCGTCCCGTTTGTTTTTAGGCCTTCATATAGATGAATATTCTACTCCTCGAAGATGATCTTGAGCTTTCGGCGGTGGCCTCCGAGCAAATCGAAAGTCGTGGCCACAAAGTCATCCCTGCCATGGATATCGAGCAGGCGAAGGCGATCATTGAGGACGACGCGGTTGATATTGATATCATGATTGCGGACCACCTATTACCCGATGGGAACGGTTCCAAGTTCGCCATGGAGATTAAAAAAGAGCCACATGGCATTAAGGTCGTGGTGGTCTCGGGACAATTGAACCGCTCGGATGTTGAAGAACTCGACGCCAATGAAATCGGGCACTACGATAAACCGTCCCTCTACTCGCAAATCGTCGAGGACGTGGTCCAAAAGCACTTTTCGGAGTAAGTCGCTTATCTCCCATTCTCACCGGCCGAATTGATTGAAACGGCAAACCGCCTGGTCTGGGTCGAGAAGCAGTCCGGCGGTTTTTATCCCGCGCTGCCAATCCACTTGGGTTTGTGGCCGCTCATTATTATGGTACGTAGAGCTTGGCTCAGCGGCATCCTGGGTAAGTTTCGCCGAGTGCTGCAGATCAGTTTTATTAGTCCCGCAACAGTAGCCGACCGTGCGTTTCCCGTTTCAACAAAATCGTCCGTTCCCCGTCCAGTCGTGGCCAGGCTACTATGGATGGGTCATCCTTATGGTGGGAACATTCGGTATGATCGCAGCCATCCCCGGGAGCCCCCCGGGAATGAGTGTCTTTGTCGATGGCATGATCGAGTCTCTTTCGATGAAACGGGAGAGCTTTTCCATGGCTTATATGCTGGGCACGATCACGGCCGGATTGGCTGCCCCGCTCGCAGGGTCGATGATTGACCGATACGGTGCCCGCATCGTTGCTTGCATTAGCTTTCTTGGTCTGGGGATGGTCCTTATCGTCACCGGTTTCGTCGACCGAATTCACCAATGGGGCCTGCCCGGACTGCCGGATCACTGGTATGCCTTCATCCTGGTGTGCTGCTGTTTTGCCGGGATACGTTTGATCGGCGTTGGCTTCGCGATGACGACCTGCCGGTCCATGGTTTTCAAATGGTTTGAAGGCAGGCGGGGGATGGCGGCTACGATCAACGGGGTTGTTCTTTCGCTGGGCTTTTCATCGGCGCCTGTCCTCTTGAATGGAGTGGTGATACATGTCGGCTGGCAGTTCACTTGGATTACCCTGGGTGTCGTTTTCATCCTGATTATGCTGCCTCTGGCCTATGGTTTCTATCGGGATAGCCCGGAAGCCTGCGGGGTGCGGGTCGAGCAGGGCGGAAGGGACTCTTTTTCACGGAATCGCATCCCGGTTTACCGGCAGATGACCGGGCGGGAAGCGATTCGCACCTACACTTTCTGGATCTTCACGGCGGCCCTTGCCTTGAACGCCTTGATTGGTACCGGTGTTTCCTTCCATATGGTGGCGATTGGGGAGCAATCCGGGTTGAGCCGTTCGGAAGCGGTTGCGATCTTTTTGCCAGTTGCGGCTTTTCACATTGCGACGACGCTGAGCTTTGGACTTTTTGCCGAAAAGATCCGGATGAAGTATGGAGTGATTCTCATGATCAGCGCGCAACTTCTTGCGCTCTACGGTATCGCCAATGTCGGTCACGATTATTGGAGGTGGCTCTTTATCGTCGGAAGCGGCGTGGGCTGGGGCTCTTTTGGCATATTGATCAACGTGCCCTGGCCCCGGTTCTTCGGACGGCTTTACCTTGGTGCTGTCAACGGGTGGGTGACCGGAGCAACAGTGGTCACCAGCGCCCTCGGTCCTTTCCTCTTTGGTTTGTCTTCGGGCTCCCTCGGCTCCTTCTTTCCCGCTATGGTGGTGTGCGCCGTGCTTTGCCCTGTCGTGATTGCTTTGGCCATCTTCGCCGACAACCCGCAGCATAAATATGCATCTTCATCCATTACTGCGGGGGGCGAATACGATGGACACTCGTAAGGCCTGTTTCTCTCACGAACCGAAACGGTCTGTTATTTTTGCACCGGCTGTGCCAACACAAAGGGGCGCACGATCATTGCTTTGAACTGGGTCTTTTCCTTTTGCCAGTGTTCGGCGTGCAGGTTGCAGGGTTGTACGAGGTCGCCGCTCTTTAGCCAGGCTTTGACCTGGGCCTGGTCGTCCTTGGCAAATGCCATGCCTGCCGACTTCAGATCAAGCTCTGGATCGACATAGATCATCGCGCCAGCCTCGTAATGAGGCTTCAAATAACCCCAGTCGACTTCGCCGGAGTATTTTTCAAGTTTTTCCTCTTCGGTGGAGTTGTCATCTGCGGGGCTGAACTGATCGTCGATCATGGCACCGTTGTGGTGGAAATACTTGAAATTTAAAGACCGAATTGTAGGCAGCGCTTCTTCAGGGGTAGCTCAGCTTTTTGGGCCCCGTAAGCGGGGAGACGGGACAAAGAATTGGGGAGGCAAAAAATACGCCGTGCTCATGCACGGCGTACGGGAGAATCCAAAAGGAGTTTGGTTTAATCGCCCCAGAACTTCCACCATTTGCGACTGTTCTCTTCGCGTTTGGCCTGACCGGTTTCAGAGCCTTTGCCCGCTTCCTTGAGAACAGCGTCGCTCTTGTCACTGGCGTCAGCTTTCTGGTCAGCCATCTTTCCTTTTTTCTTTGCTTCATCGACTTTATCCTCGGCCTCGTCGAGCACGTCGGAAGATTTACCCTTAGCTTTGGACTGGGCCGCTTCGGCTTTGTTCTTCGCCTCGGATTTGGCTGTCATTGCTTTTTCCGCACGCTTTTCGCTCATTTTTATCTCAGGTTTCCCCTTGCCGGCACTGTCCGGTTTGGCGGCCTGCGCGGTGGAGAGTGCAATTACGAGGAGTCCTAACACTGAATATCTTAGAATTTTCATAATTTTATCGTAGGGAAAATAGTTCTGAAGGCAAGAAGTCGTCTCATTTGGACTGGGCGAAAACCGGGGTGACCAATTGCTTTGTAACGGCTTCCGGGAGAGCCGAATCTTCAAATCTGCGCGAGGCTCTTCAAATGGGCCAGTCCGGTGCCGCAGCAACCACCCAGAACGGATACATTGTGTGTCGTATGAAGTTCCGACATGGCTTGCGCCCAGTCGACGACCGGATCAGCTTGCGTTTCAGAGGACGCGTCCAGTCGAGTCACGTCTTTGGATGAGCCATTGGCCTGAATGCCGACCAGCCGTTCAAGGCTGCCCGGAGGATAGTTAGGCGTGATAAAGCCGGGATGCGTACAGTTCACGAAATAACCGAGCGGGGGCCGGGGCACCGCCCGGTCGATGCCTGTCATGGCTTCGGAGAGCGATGTGCCGTCGAGGACTTTGCCATCCGTACCCGTGCAAAAACTGATGAAGTAAGGTTTGTCGGTTTTTGCCATCGCTTTCGCTATTCCGAGAGCTTCCTTCACCGCAGGTAGTGTCTGCGCCAGGAGGAAATCAGCAGCGGTATAGGCGAGTTCCCCGATCTGGGTCGAGTGGAAACGTTCTGCGGTGTCGGTGTCCGGAGCTTCTTCGGGGCGATAGCAGTCTCCCCGGGGACCGGTCAAGGCCCCTACCATAACAGGTGAAGCGCCAGCGTGGTCATCGCGTACACCGATGAGGTAGTTCACTGCATCCGAATTAATCCCTGCTGGCACATCCGCGGTGGCGATACGGGCGGGGTCCAGCCGCCAAGTCGGCGCGGTTAGCAGGAGAGGCAGGTCAGCCTCGGCGGCGGTATCGATGTATTCGCGGTAGAGTGCGGTCATCGATTCGCACGCCGCCTCAGGTCCGTAGATAAGTGGCGTGTTGAATAGTGTGGGGTGCAGCTCGACCTCCGGCATACGACGCAGGCGCTCCGCGATGGCACACTCGATCAGGATTTTCGGGTGTTTTTCGAACAGTCCGATCAGCATGTCCGGGGAGTGATTCGTGGTTTGCCCGCTAACGTATCGGATCTTCTCCTGAGATGCCTATTTTGAGGAGGCCACCTTTACGTAAGTTTTGTAGATTGCTTTATAGCTGCTGTCTTCCTCGGCTTCGAAGTCTTCCTCGAACATGAGATATTCCCGGTCGCCGATTGTGAAGACTTCGTAGTGGTAGGCCTTGTCGATGAAGGTGCTGAAAGCCATGTCGCCGGAGTAGCGCATGGGGAAGTTGAACTTCTGTTTGGTAAACCCGACCGGGCTAATCTGGCCGTCCCGGTTGATGACGAAGCCGTATTTCATCCGTTCCGGTTGCATCGACGGGATTTGGTTCTTCTCGATCTTTCCTTTGATGTAGTCATTGGCATCACTCCTGGACTCGACGAGGTCATGGTTGATCAGACACCATGTGCCATGGAGATCCGGGTTGGACTGAAAAGTCCCGCTGAAGGTAAACTTGTCCTGGTCGCGTCCGCTTCGCTTCCATTCGGAAGTGAGTTTTGGCGTCGAATCCAGATAAGCTTTGCCAGCCTCGGAGAAACCGACGACCTGACCGATCGCCTTACGTTTGAAGTTGCCGCCACCGCCGATTTCGTTGCGTCCATTCTCGCTCATCATTTGATTGGGCTGAAGTTCATACACCGTTTTCATGACATTCAGGCCGTAGGCTTGGATCTCAGGATCGGCGTCTCCCAGTTGCTCGGTGATGAAGCGGGCCCGGGAAACGATCGGGTAAGCCGTGGCCTTGGAGATGGCCCGGGCAATCGGAGGGAACAGGTCCTTGTAGCAGGCCGGATCACTGAGCAGCCGGATACTGGCGCTGATAGCCGAACCCTGGATCCAGTGCTCTTCATGCTCCACATATTGTACCAGCAGATCTTTGTAGGTGCGTAGATGGTCAATGTCCGTATGTTGTAGCAGGCCAAGTGACCACTGCTTGACGTACCAGGATTCGTGGGGGTCACGGATGAACTTTTCAACCTGCGCCATCATTTCCGGGGTCACGCGGCCGGGATCTGCGTTACGTTTGTTCCAGGTTCCAAACAAGTCGTGCAGTGCCATCACACCGATGTGTTTCAAGCGCGCGTCCCTTGAAAGCAGTAGCCCAAGAATCATGTCGTCTTTTTTCAATCGCACCACTGCTGCCTTGGCTTCGAAGCGATGCGTGATTTCCGGATGATGCAGGTAAGTGACAAGGTTCAGATCCGAAACTTTGTCGTCACGCAATATTTCATAAGCGGGCTCACCCACATGCTGCTCCAGTGTTTCCTTTAAAATATCGCTGCGGCTCCACGGGCCGCTGGCAACCGGGTAGGGCGAACTGAAGGCGTCATCCCTGGATGTGCCCCAGGGACGCGTGGGCAGTTTGTAGGACTTCGCCCACTGGCTAGGCGCGCCAAAGAGATAGAGCTGTTTGCGGGGCAGGGTGTAATTGAGGGCAAAGTAAGAGCCCCAGCCCTTGTCACTATTTTCACCTGTGGCGACGTCATAATTGCCATCCTTGCCGCCACCGATGCCGATGCCCCCGGTGTGGCGACGGGAGAGTTCCAGGATCCAGCGTCGCGCATCCAGATATTGCCGGTATTGTTCAGGACGTTCGTCCATCATCAATCCCATTGCGGCCGACTTCCAGATTTCACCCAAGCCCCCGCCCGTGTGGCCGACGTGATAGGTATTGATGCCATAGTAACCCTTCATTGCGTTGATTTGAGCTGCCTGGGCATAAATGGACTTGTCGCCCCCCGGTGTGAGGCGACTGGCGGCAGCCATCGCCATGGCCAGGCCACTGGTCTTGCCATTACAGTCGCCGTAGCCGGCTTTTGACGTGTAGTCGCCGTAGGGCACGCTGCCCCGGCCGGAGTAGCGGTAAAAGTGACGCAGGCTGCTTTGTAGAGTGAATTCGTCGACATCCACGCCGCAGGTTTTGGCCAGCAAGAGAAAGGTGAGACAGTGGACACCCGAGGCATTGACGTGTCCCCCGCTCTGGTAGGTGTATTGGCCACTGGCCCGTCCGGCCCACGCGCCGTTGTAAATGTGATCCCTCAGGTGGTCGGCACCTTTTTGGATCATGGGAAGCACGCTCTGGTCGCCGGTGCGAAGGTAGTACTCACAGATGCCGATGCCCTGCATGCCGATAGCCCAGTTTATCGAACCGATTTCCTTTCGCTTTTTCATCCAGCCGCGCACCACGTCGAGGTCTTTTTCGTTACCGGTGGAAAGTAGAAAAATGACGGAGCCCCACTCGTTCTCTCCCTGCTTGGCCAGGAGATCGGCGAGATGACGCACAATTTTGTCCGATTTAGGGCAATTGAGCGGCCACGTCGGGCTGTAGCTGCCGAGGACGGGAATCGTTACGGTGACATCGCCCAAATCCTGAATATCCAGCACGATCCTGCCGTCGCTCGCCTCCGCGTCTGTAATCATTTGCGCGAGAACAATGCGCGGATCACGGTCGATGTCATTAAAGCGGACGCCGTTGATGCTCTCAATGACCTGACCTTTTTCCAGTTGGCCTGTCTCCGCGGCGGGTGAGCCCGGTTCCACATTGTTGATCTTCATGACAAAACCCTTCTCCAACTGTATGCCGATGCCGACCGGGCCGAAGTTCTGGATGGTCCAGCCTCTCCGGTCATTGGCTTTCGGGGTCGGGTTGAAGACGGGGTCAGCCGCGGTATCGGCTGCCGCGACATTCAAGGATGCGGCAAAAAGACCTACAGTGATTAGATGAAGGAATTGAAGATGTCTCATTTCTGGAGTGTGGTGCGCTCAGAGATTCGTGCGATTAAGAAGTACTGTCAAGGGCACTGACTGTGTGAGCTGTGACCGGTAGGATGGGCAAGAGTCGGCATTCTTGTAAGTGAAGGATCAATGCCACCGATACAGTGAGGTACAACTTTCTAATTATGCCTAAACTTCTAGAACCAACGGCCATCGGGGATTTGAAACTCCAGAATCGCATTGTGATGGCTCCCATGACACGTGCCCGCGCCGGAGCTGAGCGGATTCCCAATTCTCTCATGGCTCAATACTATGCACAGAGAGCGGGTGCCGGACTCATTATTACGGAGGCGACGACGATTAGCCCCCAAGCTAACGGGTGGAATCATTCACCGGGTATCTACACGGACGCAATGGTGGAAGGCTGGAAGCTGACCACGAAGGCCGTCCATGCGAAAGGGGGTAAGGTCTTCCTCCAATTGTGGCACCTGGGTCGAGCATCGCACAGCGATTTTCGCGATGGCGAGCTTCCCGTGTCCGCATCCGCGATTCGCCTGGAGAATGACCAAATTCACACGCCTTTTGGGAAAAAGGACTACGAAGTGCCGCGGCCTCTCGAGGTCGGGGAAATTCCAGGAATTATCGCGGACTACAGGCAAGCGGCAATAAATTCTAAAGCGGCCGGCTTCGATGGAGTCGAGATCCACTCGGCAAATGGTTATTTACTGAATCAGTTTCTCGAGTCCAAGACGAACCATCGGAACGACAGTTACGGTGGTAGTATCGAAAACCGGACCCGCTTGCTGCTCGAGGTGGTCGAGGCTGTCGTTGAAGTCTTTCCGGCGGACCGGGTGGGCGTGCGTCTCTCGCCGAACGGTTCTTTTAATGATATGGGCTCACCGGACTATCGCGAGCAATACACCTATGCCGCCGGGAGCTCGATCGGTTTGGTCTGGCTTACTTGCACGTGATGGACGGACTCGGATTCGGGTTTCACGAGTTGGGAGAGCCGATGACGCTCGCCGAGTTTCGTAAAATCTTTTCCGGGCCGCTTATGGGAAACTGCGGTTACACCTGTGAAACGGCAGCCGAAGCGGTTGAGAGTGGCGCGGCTGACCTCATCGCGATCGGGCGCCCCTTCATCAGTACACCCGACCTGGTTGAGCGCTATCGCAAAGGCCTACCTCTCAATCCGGATACGGACATGGCACACTGGTATAGTCCCGGAGGTAAGGAAGGGTATACGGACCTCCCCACTGCGGTTGAAGCAGGCCTTGAATAAGCCGCTTTCTAAAGGAGAAATAAATTCGAACAAGATGGTGATATTTTAGTAAGGCCGGAACCTGAGCAGAGATTACTTGATATGAAACTCGAAACAGATAACGCCTCCTGGAACTACAACTTTAAAGCGAAAACCGTGCGATTGGGAAGGCGTTATCAATTCGATACACCAGTTGACTCGGAAAGCTTCGCCGAAAAAGCCGGAACGGTCATCAGCTTTCCTAACCTTTCCGTGTTTGTAGATCCGATTTTCGGCAAACCTGAGGCTTCGGTGACCATCGAATGTCACGACAACACACTGAGCTTGTCTGTTGCCAACCAGCTGTTCGAGTCGTTTGACGATTTACACAGCCAAATGGTGAAGACTACGGATGTAGCTTAGCGGTCTTTAACACCCGCTGCTTTTAGCCCAATGTATGTATTGGGCCCCTTTTGCGTTTGCTCAAATCGCAGTCAGTCCTTTCTAGTTCTTGGATGAAAATGAATAACACAGTCTGTCGCGGGTTAATGGCCGCGAGCCTGCTCTTCGGGATATCTTTTTTCAACGGATGCGTTACCACTGCTCAAGATAGTTCCGCTGAAGATTGGACCTATCTGTATCAACCCGGCGAAGACCTTAGTTTGTGGAAGGCAACCGAGCATCCTGAGTCCATCCGATTGGAAGATGGCAATATCGTTCTGAACGGCGAGCGTGCCCATTTGTTCTACATGGGCCAAGACGGGGATGCTTCTTGGAAAAACTTTGAAGCGGTTATCGAGTTTATGACGGCTGAAAATGCCAACGCTGGTCTCTTTTTTCACGCGGACTGGCAAGAATCGGGTTGGCCGCGTGCATTGGAGTGCCAGATCAATGCGACCCACAAGGATCATCGTAAGACCGGAAGTATTTATGCACTGGGGGATACCTCTGAGCCCGGACATGAGGACGACGAGTGGGTGACAATGCGCCTTCGGGTTGTCGGTCAGACCGCCACAGTTTGGGTGAATGGGAAACAAATCAACCAGTGGACCCAGCCCGAGGATCACAAGTTGAAGAAGAAGCGGATTCGTGAAGGCACCTTTGCGCTGCAGGCCCATGATCCGGGTAGTGTTGTCAAAGTGAGGCACTTGAAGGTCCGCCGCTTGCCCCAATAGCCTCTTTCGGACACATTGAAGGCTGTTTAAGCTCTTGCTCTGTGAACGTGCAGTGTGCGCCGAGCGGTGAAAGTCTTAAACGGAAAACTTTTCTGGCTGAACTGTGGCAGCCTAGGGGTTGCGACAGGGGATTATGCGCGATGGATCGAGTCAGTTGCCGACTAGGACCATTTACACTACAGTGGTTTTTCCAGAAAGTCTAGATCTTGATCTGTTCGGGTTCCTTGATCGCTATCAGGTATTTTTATAGCGATGTATTCGCTTTATAGCTAGCTGCTGTCTTACTTAACTCTTTTTTATGACCTCTTTGCACTCTCTCAATCGTCAATTCCTCCTCTTCATCGTCTTACTGTCAACGGTCGCGGGTCTTTCCGCCGAACAGGCGGGTGAAAGCCCTGTGAAAATCTTCATCCTCGCCGGTCAGTCCAACATGCTTGGCCATGGCGAAATCTCCCCGGTTCAAACAGAGGGCACTCTGGAGTATGTCGTGGCTAATGATCCGGAAGGGAACTATCAGTTTCTGGTGGATGGCCTCGGGGACTGGGTGGTGCGTGACGATGTGTGGATTCGCGACCAGGGTCCGATGGAGGGTGGCCTCACTGTCGGTTATGGAGCTAGAAATGATTTGATCGGTCCTGAGCTGGGCTTCGGTCACTACATCGGCGATCTCAACGAAGAACAGGTGCTCATCGTCAAGGCCGCCTGGGGTGGCAAGAGTTTGGCGGTCGACTTCCGGCCGCCGAGTTCAGGGTCTTACGCGGATCCGGCCACGCCTTATGCAACCCCGACTGCTCCAGGTGATGACGGTTTCTATTACAGCGAGATCCTCCGCCTGGTGGATGAGGCCATCAACAACCTGGGCACCTATTTCCCCGACTACGACGAAGGCGGCTACGAAATCGCAGGCTTCGGCTGGCACCAGGGATGGAACGACCGTGATGACCCATCGGAATACGAGACCAATATGGCGAACTTTATTCGTGACATCCGCAGCGCAGAGAACGGCATCGGTGTGCCGGACCTGCCCTTCGTCATTGCCACGACTGGAATGGATGGGAAAGAGACCTATACCGAACTCGAAGAGGCGCAGCTCGCCATGGCAGATGCAACAGCCTATCCGGAGTTTGACGGCAACGTTTTCGTCATCGACACCTGGGCGACCTATGAGGGACTTGAATTTTGGCAGCCGGTGGAGCTTTCCCCGAGAAACCAAGGCTACCACTGGAACCGCAACGCCAAAACTTATACAAACCTAGGGCTCGCCATGGGCGATGCCATGTCGCTCCTCGTCCCCGGTCGCTGCCCCTTCCGTCCGCGCGTGGTGGGTGAAGCCAGTGGTGTCAGCCTGAGCTGGCAGAACGGCACCGAACTGCCCACCAGCGTGCGCATCTTGCGCAATGGTGCTATAATTGCGGCCGCGGCCCCGGTGGATCCTCCTGTTTTCCTCGACACCACAGCCGAGCCGGGCGTGCTCAAGTACGAATTACAGTTCAATATGCCGGGCGACCCCTGCGAGCCATTAACCGTAACACTGAACGGTGGCATCACCGGCTTTGACGCCCGTCCGGTCTCCGGCGGGATCGAACTGAGCTGGACCAATAATATGGCCTACGATGGTATCGAAGTCCGTCGAAATGATGTCGTCTTGGAAGCGGCTCTTTCCGGTTCTGCCTCCAGCTATATCGACTCCTCTGCTCCAGGTTCCGGCATGGTGACTTACAGTGTGGTGCCCACTAACGGCAATTCGGCGCCTGCCTCTGAGCAACTCAACTTCAACCTTGTGGGTGAATTGGGGGTCCTCGATCCCTTGCTGGCCAACAATGGCATCAACCCCGCCACCGGATTGGCCTGGGCGGCGGGGGATACTTACCGTTTTATTTCCGTTACCACGACAACAAGTGGGGCACCGGACGGAACGGATTCGGACATCGGGACCTACAACACCTGGATCAATACCAATGCGGCCGCCAATGGACATGGGGCTGTCAACTGGAACGCCTTAGCGTCTACCTCTGCAGTTGATGCCCGGGACAATACCGGCACCAACCCGACGATGGAAACCGGTGCACCGATTCTGCTATTCGATGGATTAACGCTCATCGCCGACGACAATGAAGATCTCTGGGATGCCATTATCGCCTCGCCCGTGAACGTGGACTTTTCCGGTAACGTGCTTTCGGGTAAAGACACGAACACCGGAACCGCTCCCGATGGCACCGGTCCCTCTAGCGGTGTCCTTGGAGGTCCCTACGCGGACAGGAACGGAACAGAGATCTTCGCTATTGGCTCCACTGGCCAGACGAATAACAAATGGGTCGACGGATTCGCCCGCGCACCCAACCCGCGACTCTATTTCGCGATCTCGGATCTGCTCACGATTCATGATATCAGCGCCGTCAGCGGCTACTATGATTGGGCTTCCGGCGCCTGGGAGGGCGACCTGACCGATTCCGACCCCGACCTCGACTTGGATGGCGGCGGCCTCAAAACCGGGGTCGAGTGGGTGGTCGGGGGCGACCCGACCTCGGCCAGCGACGACGTACTGGTTGCACCAAGCTCGGACAATAGCGATGCGACCTTCTTTACCTTCACTTACCGCATCAGAGATGCCGCCAGCGCGGATGAAAACACTACGGTGACGGTGGAGTACGGGAGTGACCTGTCCTTGGATTGGACCGATGCCGTCGACAACGACGACACCATTGAAATCAGTAGCGCCGATGGCACCGGCGACGACGAAGGATTTGACATTGTGACTGTTCAAATCGCTCGTTCGCTGGCGGTGGGTGAGAAGCTTTTCGCCCGCCTCAATGTCTCCGTGGCCGCACCCTGATCGTTTTGGAATGCCCAAGTGCATTTTCTGTTGATGGCCTTTTGTATCAGGTGGCGGATCTAATTCTGCTGTCCCATTTGCAGTTTACTGGTAGTCGTGATTCAGCTTTTTGCAGCCTCTCTTGTGCTCGGGCTGACGGCGTCCAGTTCTTTTCCCTTCGGGGGAACAGTCAGGGACAGGTCTTCGGGTTTTACGTTTGACCCTCTGTC encodes the following:
- a CDS encoding response regulator; translated protein: MNILLLEDDLELSAVASEQIESRGHKVIPAMDIEQAKAIIEDDAVDIDIMIADHLLPDGNGSKFAMEIKKEPHGIKVVVVSGQLNRSDVEELDANEIGHYDKPSLYSQIVEDVVQKHFSE
- a CDS encoding MFS transporter yields the protein MVGTFGMIAAIPGSPPGMSVFVDGMIESLSMKRESFSMAYMLGTITAGLAAPLAGSMIDRYGARIVACISFLGLGMVLIVTGFVDRIHQWGLPGLPDHWYAFILVCCCFAGIRLIGVGFAMTTCRSMVFKWFEGRRGMAATINGVVLSLGFSSAPVLLNGVVIHVGWQFTWITLGVVFILIMLPLAYGFYRDSPEACGVRVEQGGRDSFSRNRIPVYRQMTGREAIRTYTFWIFTAALALNALIGTGVSFHMVAIGEQSGLSRSEAVAIFLPVAAFHIATTLSFGLFAEKIRMKYGVILMISAQLLALYGIANVGHDYWRWLFIVGSGVGWGSFGILINVPWPRFFGRLYLGAVNGWVTGATVVTSALGPFLFGLSSGSLGSFFPAMVVCAVLCPVVIALAIFADNPQHKYASSSITAGGEYDGHS
- a CDS encoding DUF2288 domain-containing protein; this encodes MIDDQFSPADDNSTEEEKLEKYSGEVDWGYLKPHYEAGAMIYVDPELDLKSAGMAFAKDDQAQVKAWLKSGDLVQPCNLHAEHWQKEKTQFKAMIVRPFVLAQPVQK
- a CDS encoding homocysteine S-methyltransferase family protein, translated to MLIGLFEKHPKILIECAIAERLRRMPEVELHPTLFNTPLIYGPEAACESMTALYREYIDTAAEADLPLLLTAPTWRLDPARIATADVPAGINSDAVNYLIGVRDDHAGASPVMVGALTGPRGDCYRPEEAPDTDTAERFHSTQIGELAYTAADFLLAQTLPAVKEALGIAKAMAKTDKPYFISFCTGTDGKVLDGTSLSEAMTGIDRAVPRPPLGYFVNCTHPGFITPNYPPGSLERLVGIQANGSSKDVTRLDASSETQADPVVDWAQAMSELHTTHNVSVLGGCCGTGLAHLKSLAQI
- a CDS encoding DUF6288 domain-containing protein; translated protein: MRHLQFLHLITVGLFAASLNVAAADTAADPVFNPTPKANDRRGWTIQNFGPVGIGIQLEKGFVMKINNVEPGSPAAETGQLEKGQVIESINGVRFNDIDRDPRIVLAQMITDAEASDGRIVLDIQDLGDVTVTIPVLGSYSPTWPLNCPKSDKIVRHLADLLAKQGENEWGSVIFLLSTGNEKDLDVVRGWMKKRKEIGSINWAIGMQGIGICEYYLRTGDQSVLPMIQKGADHLRDHIYNGAWAGRASGQYTYQSGGHVNASGVHCLTFLLLAKTCGVDVDEFTLQSSLRHFYRYSGRGSVPYGDYTSKAGYGDCNGKTSGLAMAMAAASRLTPGGDKSIYAQAAQINAMKGYYGINTYHVGHTGGGLGEIWKSAAMGLMMDERPEQYRQYLDARRWILELSRRHTGGIGIGGGKDGNYDVATGENSDKGWGSYFALNYTLPRKQLYLFGAPSQWAKSYKLPTRPWGTSRDDAFSSPYPVASGPWSRSDILKETLEQHVGEPAYEILRDDKVSDLNLVTYLHHPEITHRFEAKAAVVRLKKDDMILGLLLSRDARLKHIGVMALHDLFGTWNKRNADPGRVTPEMMAQVEKFIRDPHESWYVKQWSLGLLQHTDIDHLRTYKDLLVQYVEHEEHWIQGSAISASIRLLSDPACYKDLFPPIARAISKATAYPIVSRARFITEQLGDADPEIQAYGLNVMKTVYELQPNQMMSENGRNEIGGGGNFKRKAIGQVVGFSEAGKAYLDSTPKLTSEWKRSGRDQDKFTFSGTFQSNPDLHGTWCLINHDLVESRSDANDYIKGKIEKNQIPSMQPERMKYGFVINRDGQISPVGFTKQKFNFPMRYSGDMAFSTFIDKAYHYEVFTIGDREYLMFEEDFEAEEDSSYKAIYKTYVKVASSK
- a CDS encoding 3-keto-disaccharide hydrolase codes for the protein MNNTVCRGLMAASLLFGISFFNGCVTTAQDSSAEDWTYLYQPGEDLSLWKATEHPESIRLEDGNIVLNGERAHLFYMGQDGDASWKNFEAVIEFMTAENANAGLFFHADWQESGWPRALECQINATHKDHRKTGSIYALGDTSEPGHEDDEWVTMRLRVVGQTATVWVNGKQINQWTQPEDHKLKKKRIREGTFALQAHDPGSVVKVRHLKVRRLPQ
- a CDS encoding sialate O-acetylesterase, translated to MTSLHSLNRQFLLFIVLLSTVAGLSAEQAGESPVKIFILAGQSNMLGHGEISPVQTEGTLEYVVANDPEGNYQFLVDGLGDWVVRDDVWIRDQGPMEGGLTVGYGARNDLIGPELGFGHYIGDLNEEQVLIVKAAWGGKSLAVDFRPPSSGSYADPATPYATPTAPGDDGFYYSEILRLVDEAINNLGTYFPDYDEGGYEIAGFGWHQGWNDRDDPSEYETNMANFIRDIRSAENGIGVPDLPFVIATTGMDGKETYTELEEAQLAMADATAYPEFDGNVFVIDTWATYEGLEFWQPVELSPRNQGYHWNRNAKTYTNLGLAMGDAMSLLVPGRCPFRPRVVGEASGVSLSWQNGTELPTSVRILRNGAIIAAAAPVDPPVFLDTTAEPGVLKYELQFNMPGDPCEPLTVTLNGGITGFDARPVSGGIELSWTNNMAYDGIEVRRNDVVLEAALSGSASSYIDSSAPGSGMVTYSVVPTNGNSAPASEQLNFNLVGELGVLDPLLANNGINPATGLAWAAGDTYRFISVTTTTSGAPDGTDSDIGTYNTWINTNAAANGHGAVNWNALASTSAVDARDNTGTNPTMETGAPILLFDGLTLIADDNEDLWDAIIASPVNVDFSGNVLSGKDTNTGTAPDGTGPSSGVLGGPYADRNGTEIFAIGSTGQTNNKWVDGFARAPNPRLYFAISDLLTIHDISAVSGYYDWASGAWEGDLTDSDPDLDLDGGGLKTGVEWVVGGDPTSASDDVLVAPSSDNSDATFFTFTYRIRDAASADENTTVTVEYGSDLSLDWTDAVDNDDTIEISSADGTGDDEGFDIVTVQIARSLAVGEKLFARLNVSVAAP